One segment of Purpureocillium takamizusanense chromosome 7, complete sequence DNA contains the following:
- a CDS encoding uncharacterized protein (COG:S~EggNog:ENOG503NW15) yields the protein MGAIGRACSVVNLDPANDHANYPCALDIRSLIKLEDIMRQDRLGPNGGILYALEELEHNCEWLAEGLKELGEDYILFDCPGQVELYTHHNSLRNIFYKLQKIGFRFVCVHLSDSICVTQPSLYVSNVLLSLRAMIQMDMPHVNVLSKIDKVASYDELPFNLEYYTDVDDLNYLTPYLEAESPVLRSEKFGRLNEAIASMIESYGLVRYEVLAVENKKSMMHLLRVIDRAGGYVFGGAEGANDTIWAVAMRNEASMMDVQDIQERWIDQKEEYDRLEREADEEQARIAQEQAMELEQPQPAASVQATQETGMDAETDPDFGDMSVPSDNGVKVIRKK from the exons ATGGGCGCCATCGGGCGTGCCTGCTCCGTCGTCAACCTAGACCCAGCGAACGACCACGCAAACTACCCGTGCGCGCTCGATATTCGGAGCCTGATCAAACTCGAGGACATCATGCGCCAGGACAGGCTCGGCCCCAACGGCGGGATCCTGTATGCGCTGGAAGAGCTGGAGCACAATTGCGAGTGGCTCGCAGAAGGCTTGAAGGAGCTGGGGGAGGATTACATTCTATTTGACTGCCCCGGCCAAGTCGAGCTCTACACTCACCACAACTCGCTCAGGAACATCTTCTACAAGCTCCAAAAGATTGGCTTCAGG TTTGTTTGCGTCCACCTGTCCGATTCCATCTGCGTCACACAGCCGTCCCTGTACGTGTCCAACGTCCTTCTCTCCTTGCGTGCCATGATCCAGATGGACATGCCGCACGTCAATGTCCTTTCCAAGATCGACAAGGTAGCATCATACGATGAGCTGCCTTTTAATCTCGAGTATTAtaccgacgtcgacgacctcaacTACCTCACGCCGTACCTTGAGGCTGAGTCGCCCGTCCTTCGGAGCGAAAAGTTTGGCAGGCTCAACGAGGCCATTGCCAGTATGATTGAGAGCTACGGGCTCGTCCGATATGAAGTGCTTGCCGTAGAAAACAAAAAGAGCATGATGCACCTGTTGCGCGTCATTGACCGCGCCGGCGGATACGTCTTTGGAGGGGCCGAAGGCGCCAACGACACAATTTGGGCCGTGGCAATGCGTAACGAGGCCTCCATGATGGATGTGCAAGACATCCAAGAGCGGTGGATCGACCAAAAGGAGGAATATGACAGGCTCGAGCgtgaggccgacgaggaacaGGCCAGGATAGCGCAGGAGCAGGCCatggagctggagcagccgcagccggcaGCCTCTGTGCAGGCCACGCAAGAGACGGGAATGGACGCGGAGACGGACCCGGATTTTGGGGACATGTCTGTGCCGTCCGACAACGGAGTCAAGGTAATTAGAAAGAAATGA
- a CDS encoding uncharacterized protein (COG:S~EggNog:ENOG503NW15), producing MPFAQLVLGSPGSGKSTYCDGMHQFMGAIGRACSVVNLDPANDHANYPCALDIRSLIKLEDIMRQDRLGPNGGILYALEELEHNCEWLAEGLKELGEDYILFDCPGQVELYTHHNSLRNIFYKLQKIGFRFVCVHLSDSICVTQPSLYVSNVLLSLRAMIQMDMPHVNVLSKIDKVASYDELPFNLEYYTDVDDLNYLTPYLEAESPVLRSEKFGRLNEAIASMIESYGLVRYEVLAVENKKSMMHLLRVIDRAGGYVFGGAEGANDTIWAVAMRNEASMMDVQDIQERWIDQKEEYDRLEREADEEQARIAQEQAMELEQPQPAASVQATQETGMDAETDPDFGDMSVPSDNGVKVIRKK from the exons ATGCCGttcgcgcagctcgtcctcggcagccCCGGGAGCGGCAAAAGCACCTATTGCGATGGCA TGCACCAATTCATGGGCGCCATCGGGCGTGCCTGCTCCGTCGTCAACCTAGACCCAGCGAACGACCACGCAAACTACCCGTGCGCGCTCGATATTCGGAGCCTGATCAAACTCGAGGACATCATGCGCCAGGACAGGCTCGGCCCCAACGGCGGGATCCTGTATGCGCTGGAAGAGCTGGAGCACAATTGCGAGTGGCTCGCAGAAGGCTTGAAGGAGCTGGGGGAGGATTACATTCTATTTGACTGCCCCGGCCAAGTCGAGCTCTACACTCACCACAACTCGCTCAGGAACATCTTCTACAAGCTCCAAAAGATTGGCTTCAGG TTTGTTTGCGTCCACCTGTCCGATTCCATCTGCGTCACACAGCCGTCCCTGTACGTGTCCAACGTCCTTCTCTCCTTGCGTGCCATGATCCAGATGGACATGCCGCACGTCAATGTCCTTTCCAAGATCGACAAGGTAGCATCATACGATGAGCTGCCTTTTAATCTCGAGTATTAtaccgacgtcgacgacctcaacTACCTCACGCCGTACCTTGAGGCTGAGTCGCCCGTCCTTCGGAGCGAAAAGTTTGGCAGGCTCAACGAGGCCATTGCCAGTATGATTGAGAGCTACGGGCTCGTCCGATATGAAGTGCTTGCCGTAGAAAACAAAAAGAGCATGATGCACCTGTTGCGCGTCATTGACCGCGCCGGCGGATACGTCTTTGGAGGGGCCGAAGGCGCCAACGACACAATTTGGGCCGTGGCAATGCGTAACGAGGCCTCCATGATGGATGTGCAAGACATCCAAGAGCGGTGGATCGACCAAAAGGAGGAATATGACAGGCTCGAGCgtgaggccgacgaggaacaGGCCAGGATAGCGCAGGAGCAGGCCatggagctggagcagccgcagccggcaGCCTCTGTGCAGGCCACGCAAGAGACGGGAATGGACGCGGAGACGGACCCGGATTTTGGGGACATGTCTGTGCCGTCCGACAACGGAGTCAAGGTAATTAGAAAGAAATGA
- the NTE1 gene encoding phosphatidylcholine and lysophosphatidylcholine phospholipase (TransMembrane:3 (n6-16c21/22o45-65i72-92o98-120i)~EggNog:ENOG503NU33~COG:I~BUSCO:EOG092603EH), with protein sequence MASDMASSAARLAGSASQSLAQTLESPTSALAGPMSSETGVVTAAQGASGLLGWFGFLGWLLLSIINLISTILYWVIRIATINLPMILYALFSTSWTVTMNATTLMLIVVGIVSAVSWVVRYRILNMYSRLPPEPQRKEPEIDLFPDTHEEGIKSGLSSYLDEFLSAIKIFGYLERPVFHELTRSMQTRKLIAGETINLEEEKGFCIVVDGLVQIFVKSGRDPRAPFRSHRHPYTHSSDDEEHVPNQQRYQLLTEVRNGAPMSSLFSIMSLFTEDVNLQHGEDDSPRRGSSSQRPRHDVAPREAPAAARAPLVPVSMPNTPHLDASAGHPSIRPGDAAQLQAGFNGPTARIPPMSLDSSGLSAQQAARRPGPPRRMTSSSAHPDIIARATVDTTIAIIPASAFRRLIRIYPKATAHIVHVILSRFQRVTLSHAFNYLGLTSEVLQTEKCMIKYTVCQLPNMLRGDPLMRLKEKFNREREKNTGDQETKGIALHNAGAARRRRSSSTTLRKEAALLSMAKQRPTSMSDSPLSPTHEHASQHRPNPGDLANSHLARPVGRTATAGAALLSSLETARKDSQSPLDQRSFNPFDSQRHARISMDPRESVDEDNIFRTSILESMFKSLGLDGGGTPSGEPEPVEGSPRLATVDQRRHRPFHANNAFGFMGPFDGSADGETESLTSGGMTIHTPPNAQILSHEMRDEVEIVFFPKGSVLVEQGERNPGLYYVIDGFLDIGTSTTGTQGSQNIFQTSSSDPVGSQSFASAIQNNESEGAERWPDSQKTSPSRRTVALVKPGGLAGYIGSVSSYRSFIDVVAKTDVYVGFLPRASLERIVDRYPIVLLTMAKRLTNILPRLILHIDFALEWVQVNAGQVIYHNGDESEAIYVVLNGRLRLVEDRKDGGMAALAEYGQGESVGELEVLTETARTGTLHAIRDTELVKFPRTLFNSLAQEHPNITIKISKIIASRMRAVVDDPTNNGGKAAGSGAVNNQRKSTMNLRTVAILPVTAGVPVVEFGNRLMNALAQVGPPNGATSLNQAAILNHLGKHAFNKMGKLRLSQYLADLEEKYSLVVYVADTNVNSPWTQTCITQADSILLVGVAEGSPEIGEYERFMLGMKSTARKMLVLLHTERFSRSGLTRSWLRNRMWINGGHYHIQMPFNTTALPVHPPSKKLGQALKERVQVLQAEIQKYTSRKVHHTPYYSPDSPYKSDFHRLARRLCGKSIGLVLGGGGARGMSQIGIIRALEEAGIPIDLIGGTSIGAFVGALYARHADVVPMFGFAKKFAGRMASLWRFALDLTYPSASYTTGHEFNRGIFKTFGNTQIEDFWLEYYCNTTNISKSRAEFHTSGYAWRYIRASMSLAGLLPPLCDEGSMLLDGGYVDNLTVSHMRGLGVETIFAIDVGALDDDTPQSYGDSLSGMWAFFNRWNPFSSHPNPPTLAEIQGRLAYVSSVDALERAKTMSGCIYMRPPVDDYGTLDFHKYDELYQMGYRFGKEFLQKLRDEGALPLVEEPGTKGSMRRTKAPRRASI encoded by the exons ATGGCATCTGAcatggcatcgtcggccgcacGGCTCGCTGGCAGCGCTTCGCAAAGCCTTGCCCAGACCCTCGAGTCGCCGACCAGCGCGCTTGCCGGCCCGATGAGCTCGGAAACGGGCGTGGTGACTGCTGCTCAGGGCGCGTCAGGACTTCTTGGCTGGTTCGGCTTCCTTGGCTGGCTGTTGCTATCCATCATCAACCTCATCTCCACGATCCTTTACTGGGTCATCCGCATTGCCACGATCAATCTGCCAATGATTCTTTACGCCCTGTTCTCTACGAGCTGGACGGTGACCATGAACGCCACGACGCT GatgctcatcgtcgtgggcatcgtctccgccgtGAGCTGGGTCGTGCGCTACCGCATCCTCAACATGTACTCGCGCCTCCCGCCCGAGCCCCAGCGCAAGGAACCCGAGATCGACCTTTTTCCTGATACCCACGAGGAGGGTATCAAGTCCGGTCTCTCGAGCTACCTAGACGAGTTCCTCAGTGCCATCAAGATCTTTGGCTACCTTGAGAGGCCCGTTTTCCACGAGCTTACCCGGAGCATGCAGACTCGGAAGCTAATTGCCGGGGAGACAATCAATCTCGAGGAAGAAAAGGGCTTCTGCATTGTCGTAgatggcctcgtccagaTCTTCGTCAAGTCTGGCCGTGACCCGCGAGCTCCCTTCCGCAGCCACCGCCATCCGTATACGCACTCGTCCGATGATGAGGAGCATGTCCCCAATCAGCAGCGCTACCAGCTTTTGACCGAGGTTCGCAACGGAGCGCCCATGTCGTCACTGTTTTCCATCATGTCCCTGTTCACGGAAGACGTGAATCTTCAACATGGCGAGGACGATTCACCACGACGAGGATCCTCATCTCAACGTCCCCGCCACGACGTTGCGCCGAgagaggcgccggcggcggctcgagctCCTCTGGTACCCGTGTCCATGCCGAATACGCCGCATCTGGACGCGAGTGCTGGCCACCCGAGCATCAGGCCCGGAGATGCGGCTCAGCTCCAAGCCGGTTTCAATGGGCCCACGGCCAGGATCCCGCCAATGTCTCTCGACTCGTCAGGCCTTTcggcgcagcaggcagcAAGAAgacccggcccgccgcgcaggatGACCTCCAGTTCTGCACACCCGGACATCATCGCTCGCGCCACAGTTGACACAACCATTGCCATCATTCCAGCCAGCGCGTTTCGTCGTCTCATCCGCATCTATCCCAAGGCTACGGCACACATTGTACACGTCATTCTCTCTCGCTTCCAAAGAGTTACGCTGTCGCACGCGTTCAACTATCTGGGCCTCACCAGCGAGGTCTTGCAGACCGAAAAGTGCATGATCAAATACACCGTTTGTCAGCTCCCCAACATGCTACGTGGAGATCCTTTGATGCGGCTCAAGGAGAAATTCAATCGCGAGCGTGAGAAGAACACGGGCGACCAAGAGACCAAGGGCATTGCGCTGCacaacgccggcgccgcacgtcgacgccgctccagcagcacTACCTTGCGAAAAGAGGCCGCGCTTCTGTCCATGGCCAAGCAGCGGCCGACTTCAATGTCTGACAGCCCGCTTTCGCCCACTCACGAGCATGCATCTCAGCACCGACCAAACCCGGGCGACTTGGCGAATTCCCACCTTGCACGGCCCGTCGGTCGTACGGCCACTGCCGGAGCGGCCCTGCTTTCGTCGCTAGAGACGGCAAGGAAGGATTCTCAGAGCCCCCTGGACCAGAGGTCGTTCAACCCATTTGATTCCCAGAGGCATGCACGGATCTCCATGGACCCTCGTGAGTCAGTGGACGAGGATAATATCTTTAGAACCTCCATTCTTGAGTCTATGTTCAAGTCCCTGGGCCTagatggtggtggtacgCCTTCAGGAGAGCCCGAACCCGTCGAGGGATCCCCTCGACTGGCTACCGTGGACCAAAGACGACATCGCCCATTTCACGCGAACAACGCGTTCGGTTTCATGGGGCCGTTCGACGGCTCGGCCGACGGTGAAACCGAGTCCTTGACCTCTGGCGGTATGACGATCCATACTCCGCCAAACGCTCAGATCCTCTCTCATGAGATGAGAGATGAAGTGGAAATCGTCTTCTTCCCAAAAGGGTCCGTCCTCGTGGAACAGGGCGAGCGTAACCCCGGATTGTACTACGTGATTGACGGGTTCTTGGACATTGGCACAAGCACCACCGGCACCCAGGGGTCCCAGAACATCTTCCAGACGTCCAGCTCCGATCCAGTTGGATCTCAGTCCTTCGCCTCAGCCATACAGAACAATGAAAGCGAGGGCGCTGAACGCTGGCCAGACTCGCAAAAGAcgtcgcccagccgccgaACCGTCGCACTGGTGAAGCctggcggcctggccggctACATCGGCAGCGTATCTTCATACCGCTCCTTCATTGACGTCGTTGCCAAGACTGACGTCTACGTTGGATTTTTGCCGCGCGCATCGCTGGAGAGAATTGTCGACCGATATCCCATCGTTCTTCTCACCATGGCAAAACGGTTGACCAACATTCTGCCGCGGCTCATACTGCACATTGACTTCGCTCTGGAATGGGTCCAAGTCAATGCAGGCCAAGTCATTTACCACAATGGCGACGAAAGCGAGGCCATATACGTTGTCCTGAACGGCCGCCTGCGACTCGTGGAAGACAGGAAAGACGGCGGAATGGCTGCTTTGGCGGAGTACGGCCAAGGCGAGAGCGTCGGCGAGCTAGAGGTTCTTACTGAGACCGCTCGCACGGGGACTTTACATGCTATTCGCGACACAGAGCTTGTCAAGTTCCCGCGAACGTTGTTCAACAGCCTGGCCCAGGAGCATCCCAACATCACGATCAAGATCTCCAAGATCATTGCGTCAAGAATGAGGGCGGTAGTGGATGACCCAACCAATAACGGTGGCAAGGCTGCAGGCTCCGGTGCCGTGAACAACCAAAGGAAGTCGACGATGAATTtgcgcaccgtcgccatTCTCCCGGTCACCGCTGGCGTGCCTGTTGTTGAGTTTGGAAACCGCTTGATGAACGCCCTGGCACAAGTCGGTCCTCCAAATGGTGCCACGTCGTTGAATCAGGCTGCTATCCTCAATCACTTGGGTAAACATGCTTTCAACAAGATGGGCAAGCTCAGATTGTCGCAATATCTGGCGGACTTGGAGGAGAAGTATTCGCTTGTCGTCTACGTCGCAG ACACCAATGTTAATTCGCCGTGGACACAAACATGCATCACTCAAGCCGACAGCATTTTGCTAGTAGGAGTAGCAGAAGGTTCCCCCGAAATCGGAGAATACGAGCGATTCATGCTCGGAATGAAGTCGACGGCTCGCAAGATGCTTGTCCTCCTCCACACTGAACGGTTCTCTAGGTCAGGCCTGACGAGGTCCTGGCTTAGAAATCGCATGTGGATCAATGGAGGGCACTATCATATTCAGATGCCCTTTAACACGACTGCGTTGCCGGTCCATCCGCCTTCCAAGAAGCTAGGTCAAGCTCTCAAGGAAAGGGTGCAAGTCTTGCAAGCCGAGATTCAGAAGTACACCTCTAGGAAGGTTCACCATACGCCTTACTACTCGCCAGACAGCCCGTACAAGAGTGACTTCCACCGGCTCGCGCGGAGGTTATGTGGCAAGTCCATCGGGCTTGTGCTTGGCGGAGGTGGTGCGCGCGGCATGAGCCAGATTGGCATCATACGTGCTCTGGAGGAGGCCGGCATCCCAATTGACCTGATCGGAGGCACCTCGATTGGTGCCTTTGTCGGTGCGCTGTACGCGCGTCACGCTGATGTTGTGCCCATGTTTGGCTTTGCGAAGAAGTTTGCAGGCCGCATGGCCAGCTTGTGGCGGTTCGCGCTAGACCTGACGTATCCGTCAGCTTCATACACCACTGGGCACGAGTTCAACCGCGGCATTTTTAAGACGTTTGGCAACACGCAGATTGAAGACTTCTGGCTGGAGTATTATTGCAACACGACCAACATCAGCAAGAGCCGAGCAGAGTTTCATACAAGCGGCTATGCATGGCGATACATCAGGGCGTCCATGTCCTTGGCTGGCCTGCTTCCCCCGCTCTGTGACGAAGGCAGCATGCTTTTGGATGGCGGCTACGTGGACAATTTGACGGTGTCCCACATGAGGGGCCTCGGCGTGGAGACAATTTTCGCCATTGACGTCGGCGCtttggacgacgacacgccACAGAGTTATGGCGACTCTTTGTCGGGAATGTGGGCGTTCTTTAATCGATGGAACCCATTCTCGTCGCATCCCAACCCACCAACGCTGGCAGAGATCCAAGGCCGCCTAGCATATGTGTCAAGCGTGGACGCGCTAGAGCGGGCCAAGACCATGTCCGGGTGCATCTACATGCGCCCGCCGGTGGATGACTACGGGACACTCGACTTCCACAAGTACGATGAGCTGTACCAGATGGGCTACAGGTTTGGGAAAGAATTCCTGCAGAAACTGCGGGATGAAGGCGCGCTTCCGCTGGTGGAGGAACCAGGGACGAAGGGGTCGATGCGAAGAACCAAGGCACCGAGGCGTGCGAGTATCTAG
- the NTE1 gene encoding phosphatidylcholine and lysophosphatidylcholine phospholipase, variant 2 (EggNog:ENOG503NU33~COG:I~BUSCO:EOG092603EH), whose product MLIVVGIVSAVSWVVRYRILNMYSRLPPEPQRKEPEIDLFPDTHEEGIKSGLSSYLDEFLSAIKIFGYLERPVFHELTRSMQTRKLIAGETINLEEEKGFCIVVDGLVQIFVKSGRDPRAPFRSHRHPYTHSSDDEEHVPNQQRYQLLTEVRNGAPMSSLFSIMSLFTEDVNLQHGEDDSPRRGSSSQRPRHDVAPREAPAAARAPLVPVSMPNTPHLDASAGHPSIRPGDAAQLQAGFNGPTARIPPMSLDSSGLSAQQAARRPGPPRRMTSSSAHPDIIARATVDTTIAIIPASAFRRLIRIYPKATAHIVHVILSRFQRVTLSHAFNYLGLTSEVLQTEKCMIKYTVCQLPNMLRGDPLMRLKEKFNREREKNTGDQETKGIALHNAGAARRRRSSSTTLRKEAALLSMAKQRPTSMSDSPLSPTHEHASQHRPNPGDLANSHLARPVGRTATAGAALLSSLETARKDSQSPLDQRSFNPFDSQRHARISMDPRESVDEDNIFRTSILESMFKSLGLDGGGTPSGEPEPVEGSPRLATVDQRRHRPFHANNAFGFMGPFDGSADGETESLTSGGMTIHTPPNAQILSHEMRDEVEIVFFPKGSVLVEQGERNPGLYYVIDGFLDIGTSTTGTQGSQNIFQTSSSDPVGSQSFASAIQNNESEGAERWPDSQKTSPSRRTVALVKPGGLAGYIGSVSSYRSFIDVVAKTDVYVGFLPRASLERIVDRYPIVLLTMAKRLTNILPRLILHIDFALEWVQVNAGQVIYHNGDESEAIYVVLNGRLRLVEDRKDGGMAALAEYGQGESVGELEVLTETARTGTLHAIRDTELVKFPRTLFNSLAQEHPNITIKISKIIASRMRAVVDDPTNNGGKAAGSGAVNNQRKSTMNLRTVAILPVTAGVPVVEFGNRLMNALAQVGPPNGATSLNQAAILNHLGKHAFNKMGKLRLSQYLADLEEKYSLVVYVADTNVNSPWTQTCITQADSILLVGVAEGSPEIGEYERFMLGMKSTARKMLVLLHTERFSRSGLTRSWLRNRMWINGGHYHIQMPFNTTALPVHPPSKKLGQALKERVQVLQAEIQKYTSRKVHHTPYYSPDSPYKSDFHRLARRLCGKSIGLVLGGGGARGMSQIGIIRALEEAGIPIDLIGGTSIGAFVGALYARHADVVPMFGFAKKFAGRMASLWRFALDLTYPSASYTTGHEFNRGIFKTFGNTQIEDFWLEYYCNTTNISKSRAEFHTSGYAWRYIRASMSLAGLLPPLCDEGSMLLDGGYVDNLTVSHMRGLGVETIFAIDVGALDDDTPQSYGDSLSGMWAFFNRWNPFSSHPNPPTLAEIQGRLAYVSSVDALERAKTMSGCIYMRPPVDDYGTLDFHKYDELYQMGYRFGKEFLQKLRDEGALPLVEEPGTKGSMRRTKAPRRASI is encoded by the exons atgctcatcgtcgtgggcatcgtctccgccgtGAGCTGGGTCGTGCGCTACCGCATCCTCAACATGTACTCGCGCCTCCCGCCCGAGCCCCAGCGCAAGGAACCCGAGATCGACCTTTTTCCTGATACCCACGAGGAGGGTATCAAGTCCGGTCTCTCGAGCTACCTAGACGAGTTCCTCAGTGCCATCAAGATCTTTGGCTACCTTGAGAGGCCCGTTTTCCACGAGCTTACCCGGAGCATGCAGACTCGGAAGCTAATTGCCGGGGAGACAATCAATCTCGAGGAAGAAAAGGGCTTCTGCATTGTCGTAgatggcctcgtccagaTCTTCGTCAAGTCTGGCCGTGACCCGCGAGCTCCCTTCCGCAGCCACCGCCATCCGTATACGCACTCGTCCGATGATGAGGAGCATGTCCCCAATCAGCAGCGCTACCAGCTTTTGACCGAGGTTCGCAACGGAGCGCCCATGTCGTCACTGTTTTCCATCATGTCCCTGTTCACGGAAGACGTGAATCTTCAACATGGCGAGGACGATTCACCACGACGAGGATCCTCATCTCAACGTCCCCGCCACGACGTTGCGCCGAgagaggcgccggcggcggctcgagctCCTCTGGTACCCGTGTCCATGCCGAATACGCCGCATCTGGACGCGAGTGCTGGCCACCCGAGCATCAGGCCCGGAGATGCGGCTCAGCTCCAAGCCGGTTTCAATGGGCCCACGGCCAGGATCCCGCCAATGTCTCTCGACTCGTCAGGCCTTTcggcgcagcaggcagcAAGAAgacccggcccgccgcgcaggatGACCTCCAGTTCTGCACACCCGGACATCATCGCTCGCGCCACAGTTGACACAACCATTGCCATCATTCCAGCCAGCGCGTTTCGTCGTCTCATCCGCATCTATCCCAAGGCTACGGCACACATTGTACACGTCATTCTCTCTCGCTTCCAAAGAGTTACGCTGTCGCACGCGTTCAACTATCTGGGCCTCACCAGCGAGGTCTTGCAGACCGAAAAGTGCATGATCAAATACACCGTTTGTCAGCTCCCCAACATGCTACGTGGAGATCCTTTGATGCGGCTCAAGGAGAAATTCAATCGCGAGCGTGAGAAGAACACGGGCGACCAAGAGACCAAGGGCATTGCGCTGCacaacgccggcgccgcacgtcgacgccgctccagcagcacTACCTTGCGAAAAGAGGCCGCGCTTCTGTCCATGGCCAAGCAGCGGCCGACTTCAATGTCTGACAGCCCGCTTTCGCCCACTCACGAGCATGCATCTCAGCACCGACCAAACCCGGGCGACTTGGCGAATTCCCACCTTGCACGGCCCGTCGGTCGTACGGCCACTGCCGGAGCGGCCCTGCTTTCGTCGCTAGAGACGGCAAGGAAGGATTCTCAGAGCCCCCTGGACCAGAGGTCGTTCAACCCATTTGATTCCCAGAGGCATGCACGGATCTCCATGGACCCTCGTGAGTCAGTGGACGAGGATAATATCTTTAGAACCTCCATTCTTGAGTCTATGTTCAAGTCCCTGGGCCTagatggtggtggtacgCCTTCAGGAGAGCCCGAACCCGTCGAGGGATCCCCTCGACTGGCTACCGTGGACCAAAGACGACATCGCCCATTTCACGCGAACAACGCGTTCGGTTTCATGGGGCCGTTCGACGGCTCGGCCGACGGTGAAACCGAGTCCTTGACCTCTGGCGGTATGACGATCCATACTCCGCCAAACGCTCAGATCCTCTCTCATGAGATGAGAGATGAAGTGGAAATCGTCTTCTTCCCAAAAGGGTCCGTCCTCGTGGAACAGGGCGAGCGTAACCCCGGATTGTACTACGTGATTGACGGGTTCTTGGACATTGGCACAAGCACCACCGGCACCCAGGGGTCCCAGAACATCTTCCAGACGTCCAGCTCCGATCCAGTTGGATCTCAGTCCTTCGCCTCAGCCATACAGAACAATGAAAGCGAGGGCGCTGAACGCTGGCCAGACTCGCAAAAGAcgtcgcccagccgccgaACCGTCGCACTGGTGAAGCctggcggcctggccggctACATCGGCAGCGTATCTTCATACCGCTCCTTCATTGACGTCGTTGCCAAGACTGACGTCTACGTTGGATTTTTGCCGCGCGCATCGCTGGAGAGAATTGTCGACCGATATCCCATCGTTCTTCTCACCATGGCAAAACGGTTGACCAACATTCTGCCGCGGCTCATACTGCACATTGACTTCGCTCTGGAATGGGTCCAAGTCAATGCAGGCCAAGTCATTTACCACAATGGCGACGAAAGCGAGGCCATATACGTTGTCCTGAACGGCCGCCTGCGACTCGTGGAAGACAGGAAAGACGGCGGAATGGCTGCTTTGGCGGAGTACGGCCAAGGCGAGAGCGTCGGCGAGCTAGAGGTTCTTACTGAGACCGCTCGCACGGGGACTTTACATGCTATTCGCGACACAGAGCTTGTCAAGTTCCCGCGAACGTTGTTCAACAGCCTGGCCCAGGAGCATCCCAACATCACGATCAAGATCTCCAAGATCATTGCGTCAAGAATGAGGGCGGTAGTGGATGACCCAACCAATAACGGTGGCAAGGCTGCAGGCTCCGGTGCCGTGAACAACCAAAGGAAGTCGACGATGAATTtgcgcaccgtcgccatTCTCCCGGTCACCGCTGGCGTGCCTGTTGTTGAGTTTGGAAACCGCTTGATGAACGCCCTGGCACAAGTCGGTCCTCCAAATGGTGCCACGTCGTTGAATCAGGCTGCTATCCTCAATCACTTGGGTAAACATGCTTTCAACAAGATGGGCAAGCTCAGATTGTCGCAATATCTGGCGGACTTGGAGGAGAAGTATTCGCTTGTCGTCTACGTCGCAG ACACCAATGTTAATTCGCCGTGGACACAAACATGCATCACTCAAGCCGACAGCATTTTGCTAGTAGGAGTAGCAGAAGGTTCCCCCGAAATCGGAGAATACGAGCGATTCATGCTCGGAATGAAGTCGACGGCTCGCAAGATGCTTGTCCTCCTCCACACTGAACGGTTCTCTAGGTCAGGCCTGACGAGGTCCTGGCTTAGAAATCGCATGTGGATCAATGGAGGGCACTATCATATTCAGATGCCCTTTAACACGACTGCGTTGCCGGTCCATCCGCCTTCCAAGAAGCTAGGTCAAGCTCTCAAGGAAAGGGTGCAAGTCTTGCAAGCCGAGATTCAGAAGTACACCTCTAGGAAGGTTCACCATACGCCTTACTACTCGCCAGACAGCCCGTACAAGAGTGACTTCCACCGGCTCGCGCGGAGGTTATGTGGCAAGTCCATCGGGCTTGTGCTTGGCGGAGGTGGTGCGCGCGGCATGAGCCAGATTGGCATCATACGTGCTCTGGAGGAGGCCGGCATCCCAATTGACCTGATCGGAGGCACCTCGATTGGTGCCTTTGTCGGTGCGCTGTACGCGCGTCACGCTGATGTTGTGCCCATGTTTGGCTTTGCGAAGAAGTTTGCAGGCCGCATGGCCAGCTTGTGGCGGTTCGCGCTAGACCTGACGTATCCGTCAGCTTCATACACCACTGGGCACGAGTTCAACCGCGGCATTTTTAAGACGTTTGGCAACACGCAGATTGAAGACTTCTGGCTGGAGTATTATTGCAACACGACCAACATCAGCAAGAGCCGAGCAGAGTTTCATACAAGCGGCTATGCATGGCGATACATCAGGGCGTCCATGTCCTTGGCTGGCCTGCTTCCCCCGCTCTGTGACGAAGGCAGCATGCTTTTGGATGGCGGCTACGTGGACAATTTGACGGTGTCCCACATGAGGGGCCTCGGCGTGGAGACAATTTTCGCCATTGACGTCGGCGCtttggacgacgacacgccACAGAGTTATGGCGACTCTTTGTCGGGAATGTGGGCGTTCTTTAATCGATGGAACCCATTCTCGTCGCATCCCAACCCACCAACGCTGGCAGAGATCCAAGGCCGCCTAGCATATGTGTCAAGCGTGGACGCGCTAGAGCGGGCCAAGACCATGTCCGGGTGCATCTACATGCGCCCGCCGGTGGATGACTACGGGACACTCGACTTCCACAAGTACGATGAGCTGTACCAGATGGGCTACAGGTTTGGGAAAGAATTCCTGCAGAAACTGCGGGATGAAGGCGCGCTTCCGCTGGTGGAGGAACCAGGGACGAAGGGGTCGATGCGAAGAACCAAGGCACCGAGGCGTGCGAGTATCTAG